The following are from one region of the Treponema denticola genome:
- a CDS encoding RnfABCDGE type electron transport complex subunit B — MNIILLTLAVSLVLSLLLGLLLGFFKKIFYVEPDKTAAAVREVLPGANCGACGYPGCDGFAAAVAAGDAPVNGCPVGAAPVAEAIGKIMGVNASASARVAVLTCQGSHDVCRDKCDYVGVKTCKAAKISINGTKECDWGCIGLGDCERACPFDAIHIKENGLPEVDYDKCTGCAVCVALCPQHVLTTVPKDQKGAIALCSCRNPRKPQIMKNCKRGCIKCMKCEKNCPTGAIKVIDGIPKVDYTLCDSCNKCVEGCPTKVLVLTENKVKFNSCTSCEGCQSA, encoded by the coding sequence ATGAATATTATTTTATTGACCTTGGCCGTATCGCTGGTATTGTCTCTTTTGTTGGGCCTTTTGCTGGGCTTTTTTAAAAAAATCTTTTATGTAGAACCGGATAAAACGGCTGCAGCCGTAAGAGAGGTTCTTCCGGGAGCAAACTGCGGTGCCTGCGGTTATCCCGGCTGTGACGGATTTGCAGCAGCAGTTGCTGCAGGAGATGCACCCGTAAACGGATGCCCTGTAGGAGCAGCCCCTGTTGCCGAGGCCATAGGAAAGATAATGGGAGTTAATGCTTCGGCTTCCGCAAGAGTAGCGGTTTTGACATGCCAAGGCTCTCACGATGTTTGCCGAGACAAGTGCGACTATGTAGGCGTAAAAACCTGTAAGGCCGCAAAAATTTCAATTAACGGAACAAAGGAATGTGACTGGGGTTGTATAGGCCTTGGAGACTGTGAACGTGCATGCCCCTTTGATGCCATTCATATCAAAGAAAACGGACTTCCTGAAGTAGACTATGATAAGTGTACGGGCTGCGCTGTCTGTGTTGCCCTGTGTCCGCAGCATGTCCTAACAACAGTTCCTAAAGATCAAAAAGGAGCTATAGCCCTCTGTTCATGCAGAAACCCGCGTAAGCCTCAAATTATGAAAAACTGTAAAAGAGGCTGCATAAAGTGCATGAAGTGCGAAAAGAATTGTCCTACGGGAGCTATCAAGGTAATAGACGGAATACCCAAGGTAGATTATACTCTTTGCGATTCCTGCAATAAGTGTGTTGAAGGCTGCCCGACAAAGGTACTTGTGCTTACCGAAAACAAGGTAAAGTTTAACTCTTGCACATCTTGCGAAGGATGCCAAAGCGCATAA
- the era gene encoding GTPase Era → MNSGVVTIIGRPSAGKSTFLNTASGEKVSIVSSIPQTTRNAIRGIVNTTKGQIVFIDTPGYHKSEKKLNLKLQEIAKTRLEEGDAVLYLIDISREFGEEEKNICSLLIPLQNKTVIGLNKADLASAETELVKKELLSLLPDIPQERIFEISALKDKGINEILSLLIELLPEGEALYPEDIYTDQDVVFRITEIIREQAILHTREEIPHALYAGVEDAEMRKNGKELWVRAFLYVEKESQKAMLIGKGAAVIKSIRIKSMAELRKIFPYKVQLDLQVRVNKNWRQKDNIIKKISY, encoded by the coding sequence ATGAACAGCGGAGTTGTAACGATAATAGGCCGTCCTTCAGCCGGAAAGTCAACCTTTTTAAATACGGCTTCAGGCGAAAAGGTTTCGATTGTCTCATCAATTCCGCAAACCACCCGAAACGCAATCAGGGGTATCGTAAACACTACCAAGGGACAAATAGTTTTTATAGATACCCCCGGCTACCACAAATCCGAAAAAAAATTAAACCTAAAACTTCAAGAAATCGCGAAAACCCGCTTAGAGGAAGGGGACGCTGTCTTATATCTGATAGACATTTCACGGGAATTCGGAGAAGAAGAAAAAAACATTTGCTCTCTTCTTATCCCCCTGCAAAACAAAACAGTAATCGGCCTAAACAAAGCCGACCTTGCATCCGCAGAGACTGAACTTGTAAAAAAAGAGCTTTTAAGCCTCTTGCCCGATATTCCGCAAGAAAGAATCTTTGAAATTTCCGCCCTAAAGGATAAGGGCATAAACGAAATTCTTTCCCTCCTCATAGAGCTCCTTCCCGAAGGGGAAGCCCTCTATCCCGAAGACATCTACACCGATCAGGATGTAGTTTTTAGGATTACGGAGATTATAAGGGAACAGGCCATCCTTCACACAAGGGAAGAAATTCCTCACGCCCTCTATGCAGGCGTAGAAGATGCCGAAATGCGTAAAAACGGCAAAGAACTCTGGGTTCGAGCCTTCCTCTATGTCGAAAAAGAAAGCCAAAAGGCTATGCTCATAGGCAAGGGAGCCGCCGTAATCAAGAGCATAAGGATAAAATCCATGGCCGAACTGCGTAAAATTTTTCCCTACAAGGTTCAATTGGATCTTCAAGTCCGCGTAAACAAAAACTGGCGGCAAAAAGATAATATAATAAAAAAAATCTCGTATTAA
- the purH gene encoding bifunctional phosphoribosylaminoimidazolecarboxamide formyltransferase/IMP cyclohydrolase, with product MGLVLASVSDKTGLKDFASRLKAAGYDFIASGGTAKALQEAGIKVKEVSEYTSSPEILGGRVKTLHPMIHGGILARDTEEDRAELKALGFSGIDIVIANLYPFEKTINSPDSTESDCIENIDIGGVALLRAAAKNYSRVTIICDPADYDEVSSEIEKTGEITLSLRKRLAIKAFDLCTRYDAAITSWLSGGMEEKTSLTLCAHHGQDLRYGENPHQKAWLYTSEPKAGPLGGKVLQGKALSYNNILDADAAWRAVSMFTKPAAVVVKHLTPCGLAEINEEPLKNSSSAPPDSEVSIALRAAIDCDPVSAFGSIIALNRPFDKASVETLGTLFVECIIAPLFTEEAKELLSGKKNLRLIEAPILQEKEAYEYKSVLGGFLKQEKDLGDPEGTEYKDAAERKAEPLERSLLQFAMKACTMVKSNAILLAAPIDLSNPQKGFCSVGIGCGQPNRVDAARQAIERAGERVKNSVLASDAFFPFPDTIEEAAKAGIKAVIQPGGSIRDDLSIEECNKHGMAMLITGVRHFKH from the coding sequence ATGGGATTGGTATTGGCATCGGTTTCCGATAAGACAGGTTTAAAGGATTTTGCATCCCGCTTAAAAGCGGCAGGTTATGATTTTATTGCTTCAGGAGGAACGGCAAAGGCCTTACAAGAGGCCGGTATTAAAGTAAAAGAAGTTTCGGAATACACCTCTTCTCCTGAAATTTTAGGCGGGAGGGTTAAAACTCTTCACCCTATGATTCACGGCGGGATTTTAGCCCGCGATACCGAAGAGGATAGGGCAGAGCTAAAAGCTCTCGGCTTTAGCGGCATAGACATTGTAATAGCCAACCTATACCCCTTTGAAAAAACTATTAATTCCCCCGATTCAACTGAAAGCGATTGTATCGAAAACATAGACATAGGGGGTGTAGCTCTTTTAAGGGCCGCTGCAAAAAACTATTCCCGTGTTACAATTATCTGCGACCCTGCCGACTATGACGAAGTTTCTTCCGAAATTGAAAAGACGGGAGAGATTACTCTTTCCTTACGCAAAAGATTGGCAATAAAGGCCTTTGACCTTTGTACCCGCTACGATGCTGCAATAACTTCTTGGCTTAGCGGGGGTATGGAAGAAAAAACCTCTCTTACCCTGTGTGCTCATCACGGGCAGGATTTGCGTTACGGGGAAAACCCTCATCAAAAGGCTTGGCTCTATACAAGCGAGCCTAAGGCTGGCCCCTTGGGAGGTAAAGTCTTACAGGGAAAGGCTCTTTCCTATAACAATATCCTCGATGCCGACGCTGCATGGAGGGCCGTTTCTATGTTTACAAAACCTGCCGCCGTTGTGGTAAAACACCTTACTCCCTGCGGCCTTGCCGAAATAAATGAAGAACCTTTAAAAAACTCTTCCTCCGCTCCCCCTGATTCGGAAGTGTCTATTGCTTTAAGGGCAGCAATCGACTGCGATCCCGTTTCGGCCTTTGGAAGTATAATAGCTTTAAACCGTCCCTTCGATAAGGCTTCCGTTGAAACCCTTGGAACCTTATTTGTTGAGTGCATCATAGCTCCTCTTTTTACCGAAGAAGCAAAAGAACTTTTATCCGGCAAAAAAAACTTACGCTTAATCGAGGCTCCCATCCTTCAAGAAAAAGAAGCTTATGAATATAAGTCTGTCTTGGGCGGCTTTTTAAAGCAAGAAAAAGACTTGGGAGACCCTGAAGGTACTGAATATAAAGACGCAGCGGAAAGAAAAGCTGAGCCTTTAGAAAGGTCTCTATTGCAATTTGCTATGAAGGCTTGTACTATGGTTAAGTCCAATGCCATTTTGCTCGCTGCCCCGATAGATTTGTCAAATCCCCAAAAAGGTTTTTGTTCCGTCGGCATAGGCTGCGGTCAGCCTAACAGGGTAGATGCAGCCCGCCAAGCCATCGAAAGAGCCGGCGAAAGAGTTAAAAACTCTGTCCTAGCCTCCGATGCTTTTTTCCCCTTTCCCGACACAATCGAAGAAGCGGCTAAGGCCGGCATAAAAGCCGTAATCCAGCCCGGCGGCTCAATCCGCGATGACTTAAGCATCGAAGAATGTAACAAACACGGAATGGCCATGCTGATAACGGGTGTAAGGCATTTTAAGCATTAG
- the purN gene encoding phosphoribosylglycinamide formyltransferase produces MKKKLAVLVSGNGSNLQAVIDGIKNGSIDYKIEAVVSNKKEAFALSRAEREGIKTIYLPFKKGSSRNEYDALLAEKVKEFKPDYVLLLGWMRILTDSFIASFKDRLINLHPALPGTFPGTEAIERQYEAFMKGEISRCGIMTHFVPDEGVDSGPVIFTEEVSVFRGDRLDDFEKRVHEAEHALVIKTLKFLSKV; encoded by the coding sequence ATGAAAAAAAAACTTGCGGTGCTGGTTTCGGGAAACGGGTCCAATCTTCAAGCCGTAATTGACGGAATAAAAAACGGCTCCATTGATTATAAGATTGAGGCTGTGGTCTCAAACAAAAAAGAAGCCTTTGCCCTCAGCCGTGCCGAAAGGGAGGGAATAAAGACTATTTATCTTCCTTTTAAAAAAGGCTCATCTCGAAATGAATATGATGCCCTCCTTGCCGAAAAGGTTAAGGAGTTTAAGCCCGATTATGTTTTATTGTTAGGCTGGATGAGAATTTTAACTGACAGCTTTATAGCTTCGTTTAAGGACAGGCTTATAAATCTTCATCCGGCCCTGCCCGGAACATTTCCTGGGACGGAGGCTATCGAAAGGCAGTACGAGGCCTTTATGAAGGGGGAAATCTCACGCTGCGGGATTATGACCCACTTTGTCCCTGATGAAGGAGTCGATTCGGGGCCTGTAATTTTTACTGAGGAAGTTTCGGTTTTCCGGGGAGACAGGCTTGACGATTTTGAAAAAAGAGTGCATGAGGCGGAACATGCTCTTGTAATAAAAACGCTAAAATTTTTATCGAAAGTTTGA
- the secA gene encoding preprotein translocase subunit SecA, whose amino-acid sequence MLDSIIKILFGSKHERDIKAMLPILHKINEKEAWALSLSEEEFKAKTNEFRERYQKGESLDSFIPEAFALAREAARRILGERPYDVQILGSLVLHSGKIVEMKTGEGKTLMSVAAAYLNSLTGKGVHIVTVNDYLAERDADWMRPVYSYLGVSVGVILSNMENDARRIEYNCDITYGTNNEFGFDYLRDNMQMRLKDKTQREFSFAIVDEIDSILIDEARTPLIISGAAEDDTQRFFEVDRLIGQLKEVEKNPETGEYPNELEGEEVIGDYTIDEKSKRVSFTDSGMLHIQDILQRQGLIKSGNLFDEENFEYIHYFTQSVRAHVLFHIDVDYVIQDGQVQIVDEFTGRVLEGRRYSDGLHQAIEAKEHIKIAQRNRTLATITFQNFFRMYDKLSGMTGTADTEAVEFTKIYNLDVVVIPTNLPVARKDEHDVIYLNENDKFEALCTEISEAYKKGQPVLVGTVSIEKSELISKLLTKRGVRHEVLNAKNHEREALIIAEAGAKGSVTIATNMAGRGTDIKLGGSPEMRAKKRTGTNPNPDYYEKVLAEEYAKWQSDYNEVKELGGLYVIGTERHESRRIDNQLRGRSGRQGDPGRSKFFLSLDDDLMRLFGGENLKNVMSKIGMRAGEPIEHPWINKSIEKAQTKVENRNFDIRKHLLEYDDVLNEQRSFIYEQRNAILADENLIERIYATLEEFISEKFDEYSSSSKAEKEEKARLIKDIFREKFAYTLTEEDFANIDKKNHEEEINEFVEHFTKELKEKEALAGKENLNMFIRYQYLQAIDKKWLDHLENLESLREAVYLRSYGQKNPLTEYKLEGFDIFYSMLDDIRIEIASRLVRVQISTEEEAHASRQMRSIQGNAQHNSMGSFSGSGHGMGPTALSSRSRPENAQVVRTVPKVGRNDPCPCGSGKKYKHCCGKNG is encoded by the coding sequence ATGTTAGATTCTATAATTAAAATTCTTTTCGGTTCAAAGCATGAGCGGGATATTAAGGCCATGCTTCCGATTTTACACAAGATAAACGAAAAAGAGGCTTGGGCTCTTTCTCTTTCCGAGGAGGAGTTTAAGGCAAAAACGAATGAGTTTAGGGAACGCTATCAAAAAGGGGAATCCTTGGATTCTTTTATCCCCGAAGCCTTTGCCCTTGCGCGGGAAGCGGCTAGGCGTATCTTGGGAGAGCGTCCCTACGATGTTCAGATTTTAGGCTCCCTTGTTCTTCATTCCGGTAAGATTGTTGAAATGAAAACGGGTGAAGGTAAGACCCTTATGAGCGTTGCCGCAGCCTACTTAAACAGCCTTACGGGGAAGGGCGTTCATATTGTAACGGTAAACGATTACCTTGCAGAACGGGATGCCGATTGGATGAGACCTGTTTATTCTTATCTGGGTGTAAGTGTCGGCGTTATTCTTTCCAATATGGAAAACGATGCCCGCCGTATAGAATATAACTGTGATATAACCTACGGTACCAATAACGAGTTCGGCTTTGATTACCTCCGCGACAATATGCAGATGAGGCTCAAGGACAAGACCCAAAGAGAATTTTCTTTTGCAATCGTAGACGAAATCGACTCTATCTTGATAGACGAGGCTAGAACTCCCTTGATTATTTCGGGAGCTGCCGAAGACGATACTCAGCGCTTTTTTGAAGTTGACCGCCTCATAGGTCAATTAAAAGAAGTCGAAAAAAATCCCGAGACGGGCGAGTATCCGAATGAGCTTGAGGGAGAAGAGGTTATCGGGGATTATACGATAGACGAAAAAAGTAAGAGGGTTTCTTTTACCGATTCAGGTATGCTCCACATTCAGGATATCCTTCAAAGGCAGGGACTTATCAAAAGCGGAAACCTCTTTGATGAAGAAAACTTTGAATATATTCACTACTTTACCCAATCGGTAAGGGCTCATGTTCTTTTCCATATTGATGTGGACTATGTTATTCAAGACGGTCAGGTACAGATAGTAGACGAGTTCACGGGCCGTGTTTTAGAGGGGCGCCGTTATTCGGACGGGCTCCATCAGGCTATTGAAGCTAAGGAGCATATTAAAATCGCTCAAAGGAACAGAACCCTTGCGACCATTACCTTCCAAAACTTTTTTAGAATGTACGATAAACTTTCCGGCATGACCGGTACGGCAGATACGGAAGCCGTAGAGTTTACAAAGATTTATAACTTGGATGTTGTCGTTATCCCGACAAACCTCCCCGTTGCCCGAAAAGACGAACACGATGTAATCTACTTAAACGAAAACGATAAATTTGAAGCTCTTTGTACCGAAATAAGCGAGGCTTATAAGAAGGGGCAGCCCGTCCTCGTAGGTACGGTTTCTATCGAAAAATCCGAGCTTATTTCAAAACTCTTAACAAAGAGGGGTGTAAGACACGAGGTTTTAAACGCCAAAAATCACGAGAGGGAAGCTCTTATAATTGCAGAAGCCGGAGCAAAGGGTTCCGTTACCATAGCCACCAACATGGCGGGACGAGGTACGGATATTAAGCTGGGCGGAAGCCCCGAAATGAGGGCTAAAAAACGCACGGGCACAAATCCCAATCCCGATTATTATGAAAAAGTTCTTGCCGAAGAATATGCAAAATGGCAAAGCGACTATAATGAGGTAAAAGAACTCGGAGGCCTTTATGTAATAGGTACGGAGCGTCATGAAAGCCGCCGAATCGATAATCAGCTTCGAGGCCGTTCGGGCCGTCAAGGAGACCCGGGACGCTCCAAATTCTTTCTTTCCCTCGATGATGACCTGATGAGGCTTTTCGGAGGCGAAAACTTAAAAAATGTTATGTCCAAGATAGGAATGAGGGCAGGGGAACCAATCGAGCATCCTTGGATAAACAAGAGCATCGAAAAAGCTCAGACGAAGGTAGAAAACCGCAACTTCGATATTCGAAAACATTTGTTGGAATATGACGATGTACTGAACGAACAGCGCTCCTTTATCTATGAGCAGCGAAATGCAATCCTTGCAGACGAAAATCTTATCGAGCGTATTTACGCAACCCTCGAAGAATTTATAAGCGAAAAATTCGATGAGTATAGTTCAAGCTCAAAGGCCGAAAAAGAAGAAAAAGCCCGTCTTATAAAAGATATCTTTAGAGAAAAGTTTGCCTATACTCTGACCGAAGAAGATTTTGCAAACATCGACAAAAAAAATCATGAAGAAGAGATAAACGAATTCGTAGAGCATTTTACAAAGGAGCTTAAAGAAAAAGAAGCTCTTGCAGGTAAAGAAAACCTGAACATGTTTATCCGCTACCAATACTTGCAGGCCATCGATAAAAAATGGCTAGACCATCTTGAAAATTTGGAATCCTTGCGTGAGGCAGTTTATCTTCGCTCCTACGGACAAAAAAATCCTTTAACCGAGTACAAACTTGAAGGCTTCGATATTTTTTATTCCATGCTTGACGACATAAGAATCGAAATAGCCTCCCGTCTTGTCAGGGTTCAAATCAGCACGGAAGAAGAAGCCCATGCTTCACGCCAAATGCGATCCATTCAGGGAAATGCCCAGCACAATTCGATGGGAAGTTTTTCAGGTTCAGGTCATGGAATGGGGCCCACAGCCCTTTCTTCACGAAGCCGTCCTGAAAATGCTCAGGTTGTGCGTACTGTTCCCAAGGTCGGAAGAAACGATCCATGTCCATGCGGCAGCGGAAAAAAATACAAACACTGCTGCGGAAAAAACGGTTAA
- a CDS encoding GntR family transcriptional regulator yields the protein MYEQVYSAIKKAILNGEIEEGAPLPSIRTLAKDLQISVITTKRAYDELERDGFIDSVQGKGSFVAYQNPERLKEAGICTIEEKIAEAIDEAKRLKITQKEFLEIVKLLFDEE from the coding sequence ATATACGAACAGGTATATTCTGCTATAAAAAAAGCAATCCTAAACGGAGAAATAGAAGAAGGAGCTCCCCTCCCCTCTATAAGGACCTTGGCAAAAGATTTACAAATTTCGGTTATTACCACCAAGAGGGCTTACGACGAATTGGAAAGAGACGGCTTTATAGACTCGGTTCAAGGAAAGGGCTCCTTTGTAGCCTATCAAAATCCTGAAAGGCTCAAGGAAGCCGGAATATGTACAATCGAAGAAAAGATAGCCGAGGCTATAGATGAGGCCAAAAGGCTAAAGATAACACAAAAAGAATTTTTAGAAATCGTAAAGCTTCTTTTTGATGAAGAATAA
- a CDS encoding ABC transporter ATP-binding protein, which translates to MDYILNIKDLNKDYKTFSLKNISFQIPQGTVMGFIGANGAGKTTTIKLIMQLIKKDSGLIEIFGQSAEKNFSSLKQKIGFVYDEPCFYEQLKIKDMTKIIASFYNFWDWKAYKNYLSQFKLDETQKIMQLSKGMKTKYSLALALSHNAQFIIMDEPSSGLDPIIRRELLDIFYDVISDGKCSIFFSTHITSDLERIADYVTFIKNGEIVFSKRKDDVFSEYALVKGGLDDLKGGIESKLIGIRKTGVGFEALTKEKQDLPASLIIEKPALEDIMFFYEKASN; encoded by the coding sequence ATGGATTATATTTTAAACATAAAAGACTTAAACAAGGACTATAAAACTTTTAGCCTTAAAAACATAAGCTTTCAAATCCCTCAAGGAACGGTTATGGGTTTTATAGGAGCAAATGGAGCAGGAAAAACCACAACGATTAAGCTCATAATGCAGCTAATCAAAAAAGATTCAGGACTCATAGAAATTTTCGGTCAGTCTGCCGAAAAAAACTTCAGCTCCTTAAAACAAAAGATAGGCTTTGTTTATGATGAGCCCTGTTTTTATGAGCAATTAAAAATAAAAGACATGACAAAGATTATCGCTTCATTTTATAATTTCTGGGATTGGAAGGCTTACAAAAATTATCTTTCGCAATTTAAGCTGGATGAAACACAAAAAATAATGCAGCTGTCAAAGGGAATGAAAACCAAATATTCACTTGCCCTCGCCCTATCCCATAATGCACAATTTATAATTATGGACGAACCATCAAGCGGCTTGGATCCGATTATAAGACGGGAACTTTTGGATATTTTCTATGATGTAATAAGTGACGGAAAATGCAGCATCTTTTTTTCTACCCATATTACAAGCGACTTGGAGCGTATTGCAGACTATGTCACATTTATCAAAAACGGAGAGATAGTTTTTTCAAAGAGAAAGGACGACGTTTTTTCGGAATATGCTTTGGTCAAGGGCGGGCTTGATGACTTAAAAGGAGGAATAGAAAGTAAACTTATCGGAATACGCAAAACCGGAGTAGGTTTTGAAGCCCTCACAAAAGAAAAACAAGATCTTCCTGCAAGCCTCATAATCGAAAAGCCGGCTTTAGAAGACATTATGTTTTTTTATGAAAAAGCTTCAAATTAA
- a CDS encoding ABC-2 transporter permease: MRQLLLTHIRKIKNNKQIFIILFLLSPIIIAATNNPLMFFFPYLVSMHLFSGMTKVERKEGIKQGEDILLNSLPVSRKEIVISRYLIILLFGLLMISTFLGFSFIISFLVKNPFQISSIFFINFFIIQFIYNILFIPLEYLSFAKAQIIKGLVYMGAIFVFSGIKKLNIYVLNFFNTFKENSFYIMIFIGVIILSIPVSIFLSIKIYEKKEF, translated from the coding sequence ATGAGACAATTGCTTTTAACACATATAAGAAAAATAAAGAATAACAAACAAATTTTTATAATCCTTTTTTTACTATCCCCCATAATCATTGCGGCTACAAATAATCCTTTGATGTTTTTTTTCCCTTATCTTGTATCCATGCATCTGTTTTCGGGGATGACCAAGGTTGAACGCAAGGAGGGTATAAAGCAGGGAGAAGATATTTTATTGAACTCCCTGCCTGTAAGCCGAAAAGAAATAGTTATCAGCCGTTACCTTATTATACTTTTATTCGGTCTTTTAATGATCAGTACCTTCTTGGGATTTAGTTTTATAATATCTTTTTTAGTTAAAAACCCCTTTCAAATATCAAGTATATTTTTTATAAACTTTTTTATAATTCAATTTATATATAATATTTTATTTATTCCTTTAGAATATTTGAGTTTTGCCAAGGCTCAAATTATTAAGGGATTAGTATATATGGGGGCTATTTTTGTATTTTCAGGTATTAAAAAGTTAAATATCTATGTTTTAAATTTTTTTAATACTTTTAAAGAAAATTCTTTTTATATTATGATATTCATTGGAGTAATTATTTTGTCTATTCCAGTTTCCATTTTTTTGAGCATAAAAATATACGAAAAAAAAGAGTTTTAA
- a CDS encoding holo-ACP synthase, translating to MILGLGIDIVEVSRLEKWLNDKKLLERFFNKEELEYVLSKGDGAARSLAVRFAAKEAFGKALGTGLAGIELKDIAVANDKTGRPFLKFSGTALQALKEKGGAAIHLSLTHEKTTAAAVVIIEGSS from the coding sequence ATGATACTCGGTCTAGGTATTGATATAGTTGAAGTTTCCCGTCTCGAAAAATGGCTGAACGATAAAAAGCTCCTTGAAAGGTTTTTTAATAAAGAAGAACTTGAATATGTGCTTTCCAAGGGAGACGGGGCCGCCCGTTCCTTGGCTGTCCGCTTTGCGGCAAAAGAGGCTTTTGGAAAGGCCCTTGGAACAGGCCTCGCCGGTATAGAGTTAAAAGATATAGCCGTTGCAAACGATAAAACGGGCCGGCCTTTTTTAAAATTTTCCGGCACAGCTCTTCAAGCCTTAAAAGAAAAGGGCGGGGCAGCTATTCATCTTTCACTAACTCACGAAAAAACTACCGCCGCCGCCGTTGTTATAATCGAAGGTTCTAGTTAA
- a CDS encoding CdaR family protein, with translation MKIRKIFDRLAENWLAKVISFALAIVLVQLYKGSLLEKKYFYAPLVIENSGDLVPAVNIPRLVKVSVWGDSTVIAPIMEEHITAYMDLSAISSPGEYRIPIQAKLKGLASNISDFEVEVEPSDITLILEDSLSKRVNVRLNLGGVPAENYEVYERDVDPATVEIKGPHSVVSQIEEMLTNSVQIDNRKTGFSGYVEVFASNPLVSVIGTSRIAYSIKIREIVSLQTYEEIALYFENLNEKFEVVTDSVLGNITVKGTKSNIASWTLPENVLRVNCSNITKPGVYSLPVQAVIPGKLSLIDANPKNIQFEVKIKEAKTSE, from the coding sequence ATGAAAATTAGAAAAATATTTGACCGCTTAGCTGAAAACTGGCTTGCAAAGGTTATAAGTTTTGCTCTTGCCATAGTTTTGGTACAGTTATATAAGGGCAGTCTTTTAGAGAAGAAGTATTTTTATGCTCCTCTTGTTATAGAAAATTCCGGAGATTTGGTTCCGGCTGTGAATATTCCGAGGCTGGTTAAAGTTTCGGTTTGGGGAGATTCAACCGTAATAGCTCCGATTATGGAAGAGCATATAACGGCCTATATGGATTTGTCTGCAATCAGCAGTCCCGGAGAGTACCGTATTCCCATACAGGCTAAACTAAAGGGCTTGGCTTCAAACATCAGTGATTTTGAAGTTGAAGTTGAACCTTCCGATATAACATTGATACTTGAGGATAGTTTATCTAAGAGGGTTAATGTCCGCTTAAATCTGGGGGGCGTTCCGGCGGAAAATTATGAAGTTTATGAAAGAGATGTGGACCCCGCCACAGTAGAAATAAAGGGACCTCACTCTGTCGTTTCACAAATTGAAGAAATGCTGACAAACAGTGTACAAATAGATAACCGAAAAACCGGATTTTCGGGCTATGTAGAGGTCTTTGCCTCTAATCCTCTCGTTTCCGTAATAGGGACTTCCAGAATTGCCTATTCGATTAAGATACGGGAAATAGTAAGTTTACAAACTTATGAGGAAATAGCTCTTTATTTTGAAAATCTAAACGAGAAATTTGAAGTTGTGACGGATTCTGTTTTGGGAAATATCACTGTAAAAGGTACTAAGTCTAATATTGCTTCATGGACTCTGCCTGAAAATGTTTTGAGAGTAAACTGCAGCAATATAACAAAGCCCGGCGTGTACAGCTTGCCGGTTCAAGCCGTTATTCCGGGAAAGCTTTCTCTTATAGATGCGAATCCTAAAAATATTCAGTTTGAAGTCAAGATAAAAGAAGCAAAGACATCCGAATAA
- the cdaA gene encoding diadenylate cyclase CdaA codes for MEFIRNITAFYSSYLRPIFDVLLLAFLMYKAYQILLKTQAIQLIKGAMSILVIYAVAMIFNLKTLLWLLNTLGPGLVIGVAIVFQPELRKIFLKIGQSNWLRTGKHSNHSHIDSVVTAAEILSDKRRGMLVVFMRRNNLKDIIDTGTKLNAGLSSSLLVTIFGHDTPLHDGAAIVQNGMIVSAGCFLPLSEQQDIRKSFGTRHRAAIGVSEETDAVVLVVSEETGALSLAYDSHLYYDLSADEVVAQLEQLLEIKKYFAQEESLDLAEALQDEN; via the coding sequence ATGGAATTTATTAGAAACATTACGGCTTTTTATTCTTCATATCTAAGGCCTATTTTTGATGTGCTTTTACTCGCTTTTTTGATGTATAAGGCTTATCAAATTTTATTAAAAACTCAGGCAATTCAGCTTATAAAGGGTGCAATGTCTATATTGGTCATTTATGCTGTTGCCATGATTTTTAATCTTAAAACTCTTTTATGGCTTTTAAATACCTTGGGACCGGGACTTGTTATAGGTGTAGCCATCGTATTTCAGCCCGAACTTCGTAAAATATTTTTAAAGATAGGGCAGAGCAACTGGCTTAGAACCGGAAAGCACTCAAACCACAGCCATATCGACTCGGTTGTTACTGCTGCCGAAATCTTATCCGACAAAAGACGGGGAATGCTGGTAGTTTTTATGCGCCGGAATAATTTAAAGGATATTATCGATACTGGAACAAAGCTTAATGCGGGTCTTTCATCCAGCCTATTGGTTACGATTTTCGGGCATGATACCCCTCTTCATGACGGAGCTGCCATTGTGCAAAACGGAATGATAGTTTCTGCCGGCTGCTTTCTTCCTCTTTCGGAACAGCAGGATATAAGAAAGAGCTTTGGAACCCGTCACAGGGCGGCAATAGGTGTTTCGGAAGAAACGGATGCAGTCGTTCTTGTCGTATCCGAAGAAACGGGAGCCTTGAGCCTTGCCTATGATTCCCATCTTTATTACGATTTAAGTGCGGATGAAGTTGTAGCCCAGCTTGAGCAGCTTTTGGAAATAAAAAAATATTTTGCTCAAGAAGAATCTTTGGATTTAGCGGAGGCCTTACAAGATGAAAATTAG